CTTGTGAACCAGAAGTGACCAATCTTATCCAAGCCCTTAACGCCATGGGTGCAAAAATAACGGGTGAAGGAACATCAACCCTCACCATCGAGGGTGTCAAAAAACTTCATGGAGCAAGAATATCTGTCATCGCTGACCGAATAGAAGCCGGAACCTATGCCATGGTTGTTGCTATGACCGGTGGCAATGTATTGCTCAAAAATGCTAACCCGCACCATCTTACGCAAGTGCTCGAGGTCCTCCAAAAAACCGGGCTTGATATTGAGATAAAACCGCAAGGACTGCACCTCAAACGAAATCCACGGCAAACAAAAATAATGCCCGTCAATATAAAAACAGGGCCTTATCCCGCTTTTCCAACTGATCTCCAAGCGCAATTCATGGCACTGATGACACGCGCTCAAGGAACTGCTTGTATTACTGAAACGATTTTCGAAAATCGCTTCATGCATGTTCAGGAACTCACCCGTTTAGGCGCTCAAATAAAGCTTGATGGGCAGACAGCAACTGTCTACGGAAGAGAACATCTGCAAGGTGCCCCAGTGATGGCTACCGATTTGCGTGCTTCCGTTTCTCTTGTTATTGCTGCACTGGCGGCAAAAGGAGAAAGCGTCATCAACCGCGTGTATCACCTTGATCGCGGCTTTGAAAGGTTGGAAGAAAAATTAGCCCGGTGTGGGGCTATCATTCAACGCATAACAGTCTAACCCTTTTCACCTCTTCACCGTCTTCATTTCTTTTGGGGATTGTCCCCTTCTTCTTTGGGGGCTCCCTTGGGAGAGTATTTCTCTTTAAATAAGGTGCATTTTCTTCAAGCTCCCTGCTTGGGCTCTCCTCCAAGGTGGTTTTTTCTCATATCAAGCCCTGTCGTGGCACGCTGAATTTGCTGCACCATCATCTCCAAGGCCTCATTAAAACAGCTAATCTCACTTTCAAGCTTGCGAATATAGGCTTCGTCACGATAGGCGCGTTTAATCAAAGGAGGCATATCAGGCCAATAGAGCATCAAATCCACCCATTCGCGTTGAGCGATCCATAATCCTCCCTGACATTGTGCTTTATGCTCTGCTGGAAAAGTTTTTTGATAGAAATGAGGGATCAGAATTTCAGGTTTTTTGGTTTTAATTTCCAAAAGTCCATTTGTTCCAATAAAAGCATCAGGAGAAAAACCTTTCATGCGATCATCAGCCAGAACAAATCCAATACATTGAGGCTCGGTTTGCGTGAATGTACCATAAAGCTGCCGCGCGCTTGGTTCTAATTCTGTTCCGCGTCGCATAGAAAGGGTTTTCCCCTCTTCGACGGATTTTCCAGTAATTCTTTCTCCAGCGAGCTTCATCATAACGGAATAATATTTTGAGGTTTTTTGTCCCTGTTTTTTTCGTGCCATAACTATTTCAAACAAAGAAGCCGTAATCAATCCATTGCGCGCTTGATGCCATTCCTCTGTTCCTTGAATACAATCGATAATAATTGGCATGATATCCCCCCATCTTTGAAACGCCTTCGATTTTTGAAACATTCTCTCTTTTAAAGCTCGCCCCCTCTTTGAACTCTTTTGCGATTAATTCATCTTGATTTTTCTTTTAAAGATTATCAAAAGCAGCTTTTTTCACTTTGAGAGTTCTGCAAATGTCTCTTTCTGATTTTTCAAGCACTCTTTGCCTGTTGCAAGCAAGGAAGTGAAAATGCTTTTTTCGTAGATTTGCTTTTACGGAAACTTCTGCCATCTCCCGTAAGTCTGTCTCCGCACACCCCATGGTGCACCACCCATCCGCCGTAAACCACATCCCACCCTATAGGTGTTGATAGGGGCCTTCCCATGAGAGACGCCATCACCTGAACACTTCTCTCTTGTCTGCCCCTCCTAGGCACATCTCCTTCCCCAAAAGAACCAGACAAGTTTCCCGCTCTCCTGCTCGAACCAGAAGAACTTCCCCCTCTTGAACTTGTCCCAAGCACATGCTCCACGAGCTGCCTCCACGTCCCCCACTTCATCACGCACACTAGCTCCTTTCCCCCCATTAAGCATAACACCCCACCCTATAGATGTTCATAGGGGCCTTCCCATGAGAGGCGTCATCACCTGTGAACACTTCTCTCTTGTCTGCCTCTCCCAGACACATCTCCTTCCCCAAAAGAACCAGACAAGTTTCCCGCTCTTCTGCTCGAAGCAGAAGAGCTTTCAGCCCGAAAAACTTCTCGAACCAGAAGAACTTCCCCCTCTTGAACTTGTCCCAAGCACATCCTCCACGAGCTGCCTCCACGTCCCCCACTTCATCACGCACACTGACCCCTTTCCCCCCATTAAGCATAACACCCCACCCTATAGATGTTCATAGGGGCCTTCCCATGAGAGGCGTCATCACCTGTGAACACTTCTCTCTTGTCTGCCTCTCCCAGACACATCTCCTTCCCCAAAAGAACCAGACAAGTTTCCCGCTCTTCTGCTCGAAGCAGAAGAGCTTTCAGCCCGAAAAACTTCTCGAACCAGAAGAACTTCCCCCTCTTGAACTTGTCCCAAGCACATCCTCCACGAGCTGCCTCCATGTCCCCCTTCATCAAGCACACTAACCCCTTCCCCCCCATTAAGCATAACACCCCACCCTATAGATGTTCATAGGGGCCTTCCCATGAGAGGTGTCATCATCTGTGAACACTCCTCTCTTGTCTGCCTCTCCTAGGCACATCTCCTTCCCCCAAACACCTTAAGTAGAAAGCAATAATAAAGCAGGTTGGGCATTTTGTATCTCTCTTAAGGAGCCATCCACCACCTTACAAAAGGTCTTGAAATTTGCATCCTTCCGTTTGTTGATGGCAAAAGATTCTCAACCATGCTGTTGCACAACAGAAAAATCATCGCGGAGATATTTCTTCGCCAAATTTTCCGCCATGTACTCTGCAGCCTTTTGCGATGTAAAGAGAACTGCCTTGTGTTTTTGTGGTTCCAGTTTGATCTTATTTTGGGTATTTCCAGCGTAGTAAAGCGGAATTCCCTGATAAAAAGTCTTGAGATAACTTGCCATGATTTTTTACCACCAGTAATCGTTCAACACATCACATGGACGCAAACGATGCTGCTTTTCGTAAGAGCCATAGAGATTATCTTCATAATCGCGTGCAACTTTTCCACTTAAATAAGCATGGTAAGCGTCACTATTAAGAATAAATGGCTGAAGTTGGGTATTTTGTTCGTCAATTTCGTAATTTATGACATAGGCCTCAGCGATGTGTTCACTGACATCATCGGCATGAAGTGTTGTGAGATCGAGACGTAAAATTCTTTGAACAGTTTCTCGTTCTTCAATAAATTCAAGAACTTCTTCGACTTGTTCGATTGGCCCCTCCACAACATCACAGCTTTCATCTTCACAGAGAATGATGATGACTTCATCCTCTTTAACGAATGGAATATTTTTCATGATTTCTCCCCTTTTGTACAGTTGATAAAGCACAGCTTTGTCTTGACATAGACAAATATAGCGTTAGTCTTATCTCCTCTATGGGAGAGATGTCAATCATTTTATCCTTAATAAAAGATATATTTTCAGTCTCTACGACGTTCAAAACGGCATGTGTGAATAAAAACTTGCCCTATTTTGTTCGTGGAATGTCCTTGTATTGTTCTCTATTTGTTCTTACTCAACGCAACCAAAAACAGCAGGAGGGCTAAAATGAGTGATTTAGAATTGGTACAATACTGGTGTACTCTTGATTCAAAAACACAAAAAGATATTATTGCTATGCTTCGCCACTTGGTCGCCGCAAGAGAGTCAAAATCGCCTGTCTCTCCTGTGGAGAAAGCTTTGAAATAAGATCGAGGAATTCTTTATCTTCAGGACTCGCGCTTTGCCCATAAAGGATATAATTCATACTGATATTAATTTCATGACAAACGCGCGCTAGAGATTCAATTGTTGGTTCTTTTCCTTCAGAAAGGATAGAATGGAGGTACCCAGCACCTTTACCGGCTGCGAGGGAGATAGATCTTTTTGACCGTCCACTCTTTTCAAGTGCTGTAGCTAATCTTTGACGCCAACCATCGATATTCATATTCTCACCATATAGCGCGGCTTTTTAAAAAACACATCTTTTTTGTAAAACGAGCTTGCATTATCTTCTAAAAAGGATAAAATTAAGAAAATAAATTTTACTTTTTAGGGGGGATAAAAGCTCATTTTCGGGTCCAATAAACATTTTAACACCCCAAAGGATGCAACCAGACGCCCCGGAAAATTCACGCGTCTCAAGTCTTGTATTCTTCATCCTTTGTCATCTACGCAATCTCAAACTGTAAGCATACACCTAAACATGCACAATTACCTGTTAGAGTTTATAAAGGCCTTTTCAAGAGCCCATCATCTAAAGACCAAACTGATACAAAATCGAAACACTTCACTAAAACGTAAAAAAATTTAATTGAACACCAACAGCTTTATTTAAAACATTGTTTCCAGTTTTGTTGTGAATGGAAATATATAAAAAAGAAGAAAGCGGATTGAAATATGCAAAACGCCAATAAACAAGAAACTCCATACTACGAATCGTCTACGCTTCCTTATGTCTGTTGGTATCAAAATGATTTTCTAGGAGGAGTTCGTGGAATGCGGGCACATGAAATTGGGATCTATACGATTCTTCTCAATGAAATGTACGCACGTGGTCGTCCTCTAGAATTATCTGTAGAACGTTTAGCGCGTCTTTGCGGTTGTGACAAGCGAACTTTTGTGAATGTTTTAGAAATGCTTGTACAAGAAGGAAAGATTTTAAATTTAGCGAATGGGTTATGGAATAAGCGCTGCGAAAATGTGTTTCATGAGCGGGTGAAATTGCTTGAACAAAAATCCTTTGCGGGACGTTCTTCGGCCCAAAAACGCAAAAAAATCAATGCCAAATTTCAACAACTGCTCAACGAGAGTGTAAAAGATGATGAACGTAACTCAGAATCTCAGAAGGAAAAAGAAAAGGAAACACCTCACGGTGTTTCAGAAAAGCCCTTTTTTTTGATTGAAACAGAAGAGGAAAAGAGGGGACAGGGAACAAAATGCACGCGCCTTTGTTCTGGGTTTACATCCATGCAACCTTCTGTGACAACACCCAACAAAAAAGATGTGCCAGAGAACTCTAACCACTCCAGCAAAGACACAGAAAGCCTTGCCGGCTCCAGCAAGAAAGGCAAGAACTGCACAGTGATACCCAAAGGACAGCGTCTTCCTACCGATTGGCAAGCAGATATCTGTGCGGCGATTTCAGAAGGTTTGAGTGAAGAGCAAGCACGTTGGCAAGAAAAGAAGTTTCGCGATTATTGGCATGCAAAAAGTGGTAAAGAAGCGCTTAAAGTAGATTGGCAAGCCACATGGCGCAATTGGTTTCGCCGTGAGATTGAAAGGATAAAAGAACATCAGGAAAAACTTGCAGTTTTTTCCTCTCATCCCACCCACGCACAACATTGCAGTGACAATGATGCTCTTTACCGCAGTCTCATCAACTACCGCACGCATTAACATGAGCACAATTTTTGAAATCAAACAGAAGCTTTCGTCTCAAACGGAGGCAAAAGCAAAGCCAACAGCCTCGCAGTGTGAAGCAATTTTGTTTGGCTGGCAAGCCCTTGCCTCAACAGATCAGGTGCCTATCTCCACAGACCGCCCACTCTTTCCGACGAACCAGACGCCTGTCTCAACAAACCACGCACCTTCCTCAACGGACCAGGCTTTTGCCTCAACAGATCAGATGTCTGTCTCCACAGACCACGCACCTTCCTCAACGAACCAGGCTTTTGCCTCCACAGATCAGACACCTGTCTCCACAAACCGCGCACCTTCCTCAACGGATCAAGCTTTTGCTTCGACAGATCAGACACCTGTCTCCACAGACCGCCCACTCTTTCCGACGAACCAGATGCCCGTCTCCACAAACCACGCACCTTCCTCAACGAACCAGGCTTTTGCCTCCACAGATCAGACACCTGTCTCCACAAACCGCGCACCTTCCTCAACGGATCAAGCTTTTGCTTCGACAGATCAGACACCTGTCTCCACAGACCGCCCACTCTTTCCGACGAACCAGATGCCCGTCTCCACAAACCACGCACCTTCCTCAACGGATCAAGCTTTTGCTTCGACAGATCAGACACCTATCTCCACAGACCGCCCACTCTTTCCGACGAACCAGATGCCCGTCTCCACAAACCACGCACCTTCCTCAACGAACCAGGCTTTTGCCTCCACAGATCAGACACCTGTCTCCACAAACCGCGCACCTTCCTCAACGGATCAAGCTTTTGCCTCAACAGATCAGATGCCCGTCTCCACAAACCACGCACCTTCCCCAATGGATCAGGCTTTTGCCTCAACAGATCAGAAAGTTTGAGCGAAAAGCAAACACGTTAGCAAGAAAAGAAGTTTCGCGATTCTTAGCATGCAAAAAGTAGCAAAGAAATGTTTAAAGAAAATTGGCAAACCACATGGTGCAACTGGTCTCAAAGTGAGATTGAACGGATAAAAGAACACCAGGAAAAACTTGCAGTTTTTTCCTCTTACCCCACCCACGCACCACATTGCAGCAACCATGATGCTCTTTACCGGAGTTTCATCAACAACCGCACGCGTTAACATGAGCACAATTTTTGAAATCAAACAGAAGCTTTCATCTCAAGCAGGCGCAATAGCAGAAATGCTGCTTCCACAGGGGCGCAGGCGTGGCAATGATTGGATTGTAGGCAACACACAAGGTGAAGCTGGTCAAAGTTTATCGGTGTGCTTGAGCGGCAGTAAAGCCGGTCTTTGGTATGATTTTGCGGAAGGCAGCGGTGGCGACCTTTTAGACCTTTGGTGCGCTGTCAAAGGAATCAGCCTTTCTCAAGCATTAGAGGAAGCACGCACCTTCCTCAATCTTAGCCGTCCAAAACCCTTTATGGCACCTCACCGTTCCTATCGGCGTCCCCCAGTTCCCAAAGGAGATACCCCACAGAATTTGGTAAAGACTTACTTAAACAAAGAACGCTGTATCCCTCTTGATATTTTAAAACGTTATCGCATAGGAGAAGATGGCGAAAAAATCATTTTTCCCTTTTATAAGCCGGATGGCACCCTTGCTTTGGTAAAAGAGCGGTTGGCACAAGCGGGAGCAAAAGCAAAACCGACAACCTCGCAGTGTGAAGCAATTTTGTTTGGCTGGCAAGCCCTTGCCTCTACGAACCAGATGCCCGTCTCCACAGACCGCGCACTCTTTTCGACGAACCAGATGCCTGTCTCAACAAACCGCGCACCTTCCTCAACGGATCACGCTTTTGCCTCCACAGATCAGGTGCCTATCTCCACAGACCGCGCACTCTTTTCGACGAACCAGATGCCTGTCTCCACAAACCACGCACCTTCCTCAACGGACCAGGCTTTTGCCTCAACAGATCAGGTGCCTATCTCCACAGACCGCGCACTCTTTTCGACGAACCAGACGCCTGTCTCAACAAACCACGCACCTTCCTCAACGGACCAGGCTTTTGCCTCAACAGATCAGGTGCCTATCTCCACAAACCACGCACTCTTTTCGACGAACCAGATGCCTGTCTCCACAAACCGTACCATTGTCATCACTGAAGGAGAAATTGATGCACTTTCATTAGCCGCCTACGGATATCCGGCGGTTTCGGTCCCATTTGGAGGAGGCAGGGGGGGCAAACACAACTGGATTGAAAATGAATTTGACCATTTAGAATCTTTTGAGACCATTTTTTTAGCCACAGATATGGATAAGCCTGGTGAAGAAGCAGCACGTGAAATTGCCAATCGTCTTGGTCTCCATCGCTGCCACCGTGTACGCTTGCCCCGTAAGGATGCAAATGACTGTTTAACCGCTGGTGTTGATGCAGCCACCATAGCAGCTGCCTTTTCATCAGCGAAAAGCTTTGCACCAGAAGGATTACGACGCGCCTCAGAGTATAAAGACCAAGTCACAGGGCTGTTTTGGCCAGAGCCTGAACAGCATATTGGCTATACAGTTCCCTATCCTAAACTCAATGGTAAGCTGTATTTCCGTCCAGCGGAATTAACACTGTGGAGCGGCGCCAGTGGAGCGGGTAAAAGCCAGTTGTTATCTGACTGTATTCCCCATTGGATTGCCCAAAAGAGTCGTCTTTGCTTAGCCTCACTAGAAATGAAAGGAGAACAATCCTTACGCCGTTTAACGAAACAAACGGGAGGTTTAGAACAACCCAAAAGAGAGATGATTGAAAGAATCCTGGATTTTTTAGACGATGGGCTTATTCTTTATGAGCATGTTGGCAAATCGAGCGTCGATACATTGCTTAATGTATTTGACTATTGCCGTGCGCGCTATGGTTGCGATCAATTTATCATCGACAGTTTAATGCGGCTAGGCATCGCCTCCGATGACTATACCGGACAAGAACAAGCGGTTTATAAAATGGTTGATTGGGCTGTTTTAAACGCCGTACATATTCATCTTGTTGCCCATGCACGTAAAGGTGGCTTAGACAAGGATGTTCCCGGTACTGAAGATATTAAAGGTGCCTCAGAAATTGGCGCCAATGCCTTTAATATCATCACCATTTGGCGCAATCGGTCCTTAGAAGACAAAATTTGTGCTGCATCTTTGATGGAAGAAAAAGCAGATTTAGCCAAACGCCCCGGTGTGATTATGAATATCGCAAAACAACGTTCAGGGGATTTTGAAGGCAAAATCGGTCTTTGGTTTGACCCACAAACCTATCGCTACCGCTGTTCCTCTGAACATACCCTCACCCCACGTCGTTATCTTGAACGCCCAAACAAAAAAAACCAAGAAGACAAAAGAGAATATGCACCAATGGCTACTTCAACAATGAAATAAAACGTCATTCTCGTCCAATACCCCACTCAAAGGAATGCTCCCCAAAGCTTGCTCTTTAAAAGCATGCACCAGCAGCATCTCATTTTTTAAACATATAACCAAAACAACAATTTTTGAGGAAATGATATGAAGAACCAAGACAAGACAAAAAGCAAAGGAACACAAAAAATCAGCCCCCAAACTTTCCCTCTTTCCCACGCCGGTAAGGAAGAACAGCATATTGGCCATTTAAAAACACAAGAAGTCCTCATTGAAACAAGCAATCCTTATTTTCAGCCAACCCATCCAGAAAGCTCCAGCAACCCGCGCACCGTCAAAGCCATTGCCAATGCACAGAGTCGTCCCATTGTGCTTTTATACACGAAAGGGCATATCAGCAAAGTACAATATAAAGCAGCAGAACGTTTTTATATTTACTGGCGCCAAAATCAAGCTGACCTACATATGAGCCCTGATTACACGCGCCAAAAAGTTGCGTGCAGCCAGAGGTATACACACCCCATTGAACGCCAACTAGAGGCATCCAATCATCTAAAAAAAATCAAAGTTCTGCTTGGTGTTCTTGGCTATTCGCTTGTTGAGCAGGTGGTTGGTTACGGTCAGACAATAAAAGACTTAAACCCCTCAAAACGCAAACAAAACTCACTTGCTGATCATTTACGAGATTGTTTAGAGCTGCTCGCATTTCATTGGGGATATGCAAGCCTTAAACATTCTAAATGAGCTCTACAGCTTTTCCCCTACGCTTCCCTCGACGTTTTTTCCCTGCGCCCATCACTTCTCTAACCAGCGTAGGGTTTCAACAAATCCTGTTTCCATGGGAATAGAACAATTTGATCAGAAAAAACAGAAATGCTTTCATTTAATCGTTGCTCTCATTGACTTGAGTAAATCGTCCTAAAAACCGCTTATCTTGACAATGAAAGAAAAGTTTCCATTTTTATTTCAAAGTTTATTTTAAGCACTCCTCCATAAAGGTATCATAAAAGTATTTGTTCTATCGTCTTCTCCATTACTGGAATCATACTTTTCTTTTACTTCTATTACTGAAGTAAACACGCTTGATTTGAAGTCTTTTTCATTGAGATTTACACGTTTAAAGCCCCCAATTTTTCTGTAAAAAGTATTTTTTGCAACAAAACACATTTGATATAAAAAAAGAAGATCCGCTACCCCTGGTTTCAAATAAAAAACTGTAGATTAGGTATCACACAATCAACCAGCTCTACAAACAATAAAAAGTTGGATGATAAAAAATAACCCCCATAAGACAAATCTAAAAAACGGAAAAGAATACCGAAACCAATTCTCTTAGGAACCAACTTCATTGGAAGCCGCCCTATCAGGAACCAATCCGCCAAAAGCTCCCTCATATCCTTCACCCTTCTCTTCAGCCCTCACTCCTCATCTTAATCTCCATCCTATCGGCAACCATCCTGCCAACAATCACCTCAGCAGAAACCAACCCATTCTTTAGCGCGCCCTCCACCACGCTCTCCAGCAGATTCTCCATTCTCTCAGCATTCATTACACCGGAAGCCACTCCACATTCTCAAGCTTGCTCTCCAACCCATCCTTCATCCACCCTTTAACTCACGCGCCACACCGCTTTTCGCCTCACCCTTTAAACGCTGCTCTCTTTAGCCCACTCTTTACATTGCATTTAGAAGAGCACGCAGCATGCACAATCCCTCTGTTTTCACCTTTCGGAGTTTTACGCTTTATTGTTTTTACGATAAAATGTAAAACAGTAAAGCAAACTTGCGATAAAAGCACCGCGGCAACATATTCGGAATGAAACTTGAGTAAGAGGGGAACATCTTAAAATTTACTCCATTCATCCACACACTCTTCACCCTCCTTTCCAGCACACGCGTCGTTACGCTCTCCACCCCATTCTCCACCCCTCTCTACCCCCACTCTCTACCCCCACTCTCTACCCCCTCGACAACAACCTTCACCAATCTCTAACCTCATTGAAAGGCTGTCACTCTTACAAACATTTGTAAATCTCTTTCAGACCTTTATCCTTTTTTCCTTTATCTTTTTAGGTCTTCATTCATTGAGTATACGGCATCACTCTCACCATTTTTTATACATAAGCAGATTTACAGACTTAGTCTTCTCGTCGAAATTCTGTTCTGATACTGTTCTGATAAATGAGAAAAGTATTTTTTACAACGACAGTATGTTGCTTATAACACTCTAAATGCCGCATATAGAATACTATTTGAGTAAAATAATTAATACATTAAGAAAAATAAATTATCGAATAAATTGGAAATAAAATAACAAATTTATTAAGATATTTTCCCTCTATATACTGTTTATTGTATTTAAATTTTGCAGCACAAGCATCTCAGAGGCATATATTTTAATAATATCTTGCGAGAACGAAACAAAAGAAAGAAATGAGTAAAGAACAGCACTCAGATTTCCCAATGACCTTAGACTTTTCAGCTCCTTTTACTTGCTATCCCATCATACAATCGTCTTAAATATTAAGGCTGCAAAAGAAACATCCATGGCAGATGCACCAGGCAATCGGGAGGAGAGATAGAAAGAACAAACTTCCCTAGTTTTCTCAACTTTTCTCAGAGAATTAACGCATTACCGACAGGATGTCCCTCACCCACACAGGACACATCGACCCAACCTCCACAAAATATACTCCCCGCAAAATACACCTTGGCTCCTCAGGATTTTCCTAGCTCTCGTAGGCATTTGAGCACCTATGAACCTTTTCATCATGGCATAAAAAGAAATTTGCCTGCACTACTTTTTGTCACCCATTTTTCTATGATGATCTGTATAGATCCCTAAAATCCTATTTTTCATTATCCATAAAATAGAATTTGAAATAATTCATGAAGTAAAAAAGGAAAAATTTGAGAAAATCAAAGAAAAATTTTATTCTTTTTTATAGATGTTGTATTTTTACTATATTAATTTAAAGTTAATTTATGTATTATCCATATTGTTACTAATAAATGAAGGGGAAAAGCTATGAATATCAGATATTTTTTTATCGCTGGTGCAATCACAAGTTGTTTAGCTGTTGCGCTTCAAGAATCTGATCATATAGTTATTCAACAACCAGAACCTGTTGTTGCTCCTTTTACTGTTCTTGAAACTGATTTAAAAATTCTTGAACCAACAAAGGGTACAGTGGACAACGTTATAACCATATATGGTAGATATAACCCTACTTCATTCCATAGAAGTCTAGAAGAATTACACAAAAAAGGTATAAACTTATGGGA
This genomic window from Bartonella quintana contains:
- the murA gene encoding UDP-N-acetylglucosamine 1-carboxyvinyltransferase; the protein is MDSIQIVGGKKLKGTIPISGAKNAALPLMIAALLTEETVTLDNIPHLADVELLIRILNNHGVGYAVDGQKSHHDCTDSRTIHFTAQKITTTYAPYELVRKMRASFWVIGPLLARCHEAYVSLPGGCAIGTRPVNFILEGLKTLGARIAIENGYVHAKAPKGLKGAHYHFPKVTVGGTHVMLMAAATANGTTLLENAACEPEVTNLIQALNAMGAKITGEGTSTLTIEGVKKLHGARISVIADRIEAGTYAMVVAMTGGNVLLKNANPHHLTQVLEVLQKTGLDIEIKPQGLHLKRNPRQTKIMPVNIKTGPYPAFPTDLQAQFMALMTRAQGTACITETIFENRFMHVQELTRLGAQIKLDGQTATVYGREHLQGAPVMATDLRASVSLVIAALAAKGESVINRVYHLDRGFERLEEKLARCGAIIQRITV
- a CDS encoding transcriptional regulator → MNIDGWRQRLATALEKSGRSKRSISLAAGKGAGYLHSILSEGKEPTIESLARVCHEINISMNYILYGQSASPEDKEFLDLISKLSPQERQAILTLLRRPSGEA
- a CDS encoding lambda exonuclease family protein — protein: MPIIIDCIQGTEEWHQARNGLITASLFEIVMARKKQGQKTSKYYSVMMKLAGERITGKSVEEGKTLSMRRGTELEPSARQLYGTFTQTEPQCIGFVLADDRMKGFSPDAFIGTNGLLEIKTKKPEILIPHFYQKTFPAEHKAQCQGGLWIAQREWVDLMLYWPDMPPLIKRAYRDEAYIRKLESEISCFNEALEMMVQQIQRATTGLDMRKNHLGGEPKQGA
- a CDS encoding bifunctional DNA primase/helicase, with translation MSTIFEIKQKLSSQAGAIAEMLLPQGRRRGNDWIVGNTQGEAGQSLSVCLSGSKAGLWYDFAEGSGGDLLDLWCAVKGISLSQALEEARTFLNLSRPKPFMAPHRSYRRPPVPKGDTPQNLVKTYLNKERCIPLDILKRYRIGEDGEKIIFPFYKPDGTLALVKERLAQAGAKAKPTTSQCEAILFGWQALASTNQMPVSTDRALFSTNQMPVSTNRAPSSTDHAFASTDQVPISTDRALFSTNQMPVSTNHAPSSTDQAFASTDQVPISTDRALFSTNQTPVSTNHAPSSTDQAFASTDQVPISTNHALFSTNQMPVSTNRTIVITEGEIDALSLAAYGYPAVSVPFGGGRGGKHNWIENEFDHLESFETIFLATDMDKPGEEAAREIANRLGLHRCHRVRLPRKDANDCLTAGVDAATIAAAFSSAKSFAPEGLRRASEYKDQVTGLFWPEPEQHIGYTVPYPKLNGKLYFRPAELTLWSGASGAGKSQLLSDCIPHWIAQKSRLCLASLEMKGEQSLRRLTKQTGGLEQPKREMIERILDFLDDGLILYEHVGKSSVDTLLNVFDYCRARYGCDQFIIDSLMRLGIASDDYTGQEQAVYKMVDWAVLNAVHIHLVAHARKGGLDKDVPGTEDIKGASEIGANAFNIITIWRNRSLEDKICAASLMEEKADLAKRPGVIMNIAKQRSGDFEGKIGLWFDPQTYRYRCSSEHTLTPRRYLERPNKKNQEDKREYAPMATSTMK
- a CDS encoding YdaU family protein → MQNANKQETPYYESSTLPYVCWYQNDFLGGVRGMRAHEIGIYTILLNEMYARGRPLELSVERLARLCGCDKRTFVNVLEMLVQEGKILNLANGLWNKRCENVFHERVKLLEQKSFAGRSSAQKRKKINAKFQQLLNESVKDDERNSESQKEKEKETPHGVSEKPFFLIETEEEKRGQGTKCTRLCSGFTSMQPSVTTPNKKDVPENSNHSSKDTESLAGSSKKGKNCTVIPKGQRLPTDWQADICAAISEGLSEEQARWQEKKFRDYWHAKSGKEALKVDWQATWRNWFRREIERIKEHQEKLAVFSSHPTHAQHCSDNDALYRSLINYRTH